In one Zymobacter palmae genomic region, the following are encoded:
- a CDS encoding UbiX family flavin prenyltransferase, translating into MTATSPLRLIVGISGASGICYGVRLLERLQALPIESHLVMSAAAKQTLALETDLSVPEVEALADVVHHERSIGASIASGSFRTMGMVVAPCSMRSMSDIAAGTTSTLLTRAADVVLKERRRLVLMVRETPLHTGHLRHMTQLSELGVIIAPPVPSFYARPETLDDMIDHTVGRVLDLFDLDVPGVHRWNPRG; encoded by the coding sequence ATGACCGCCACTTCCCCCTTGCGCTTGATCGTTGGTATTTCGGGTGCCTCCGGCATCTGCTACGGCGTGCGTCTGCTGGAACGCTTGCAGGCACTGCCCATCGAGTCTCACTTGGTTATGTCCGCGGCGGCCAAACAGACGCTGGCGCTGGAAACCGATCTGAGCGTGCCAGAGGTCGAAGCGTTGGCGGACGTCGTGCATCACGAACGCTCGATCGGGGCCTCCATCGCCAGCGGCTCGTTTCGCACCATGGGCATGGTAGTGGCTCCCTGCTCAATGCGCTCAATGTCCGACATCGCCGCAGGAACGACTTCCACGCTGTTGACCCGCGCTGCGGATGTGGTGCTGAAGGAACGCCGCCGTCTGGTGCTGATGGTGCGTGAAACGCCGCTGCATACCGGTCATCTGCGCCATATGACCCAGTTGTCCGAACTGGGAGTGATCATTGCGCCACCGGTGCCCAGTTTTTATGCACGTCCCGAGACGCTGGACGACATGATCGACCATACCGTCGGGCGTGTGCTCGATTTGTTCGATCTGGATGTGCCCGGTGTTCATCGCTGGAATCCGCGCGGCTGA